The nucleotide sequence TCTAAGTTCTCTACCAGCTTGAATTGCATAGGTTTTCATAACACCTGGGTATGAAAGAGCCAATTCTTCAAGATCTTTCAATCGTTTAATGTACGAATCTACAACTTCTCTTCTTGCTCCGGGTCTTGCTCCTGATATGGCATCGCAAGTTTGCACTAATGGTGCAATCAGGCTGGTCATTTCAACCTCGTCGTGGTGTGAACCAATTGCATTACAAACTTCTGGTTTTTCTTTATACTTTTCTGCCAATTTCATTCCAAAAACTGCGTGAGACAATTCTGGTTCATCGTCTGGTACTTTTCCTATATCGTGCAATAATCCGGCTCGTTTGGCAATTTTTGGATTCAGCCCGAGTTCTGAAGCCATGATAGCACACAGATTTGCAGTTTCACGAGAGTGTTGCAACAAATTTTGTCCATAGCTCGAACGATATTTCATTTTTCCTACAAGCCGTATTAATTCTGGATGAAGCCCATGAATTCCAAGATCTATTGCAGTGCGTTTTCCTACTTCAATTATTTCTTCCTCAATTTGCTTTTTTGTCTTTTTCACTACTTCTTCTATCCTTGCCGGATGAATTCTTCCGTCAGTAACCAATTTGTGTAAAGCAAGTCGTGCTATTTCTCTACGAACCGAATCGAATGCCGATAAAACAATTGCTTCGGGAGTATCGTCCACAATGATTTCTACTCCTGTAGCAGCTTCTAATGCACGTATATTTCTTCCTTCACGTCCAATAATTCTTCCTTTAATTTCATCGCTATCAATATTAAAAACAGTTACTGAATTTTCAATAATATTTTCTGATGCTACTCTTTGAATTGTCTGCATTATTATTCGTTTTGCCTCTTTGTTTGCAGTCATTTTGGCATCTTCCATAATATTATTTATATACGACATTGCCTCAGTTTTTGCTTCAGCTTTCAACGAATCTATTAGCAAGGCTTTTGCTTGCTCTGCCGACATTGCAGCAACATTTTGTAATTGTTCAATCTGGTCTTTTAACAGTTTGTCTAACTCTTTATTTTTCTTATCGATTAATTCAAGTTGCTTAGAAACATTAGAATTAAGTGTTTCAACTTCTTTTTTCCCAATCTCTAGCTCCTTGTTTTTTCGTTGAAGGTCTTCCTTTCTTTGTAGAAACGATGATTCTTTTTGTTTTAAGCGATTTTCTGTGTTAGCAATTTTTGAATTTCTTTCCTGAGCTTGTTTGTCAAATTCTTTTCTCATCTGAAAAGATTTCTCTTTTGCTAGTAAAATTTTCTCATTTTTAATTGCTTCTGCCTTCAAATCGGCTTCCTTAATTATACTTGAACTTTTGTTGGCAATTACTTTTTTCCAATAAGAACTAGTGGCTGCCCACCCAATTATCAGAGCAATTACACCAACTGACAAATTAATAATAATATCCATTTTGTTTTTATTTAATAATAATATATATATAAAAAAACCCGCATAAATTCCCTATAAATTTAAAAAACCCCTAAATAACATGGGTGGAGAGGCCAAATATTTCTTGCTTCCAATGTCTTCAAATAAATGAAGAGCCTAAATAAATAGGTTAAGGCCTGCCTTACATATGTGTGAGCTTATCTCCAATATCAATAATGTTGAGTTTCCAAACAAATAAGAAATAATGCGGGCAATATCTTGCTTTATCTTTAAGAACGTACAAATCACTCTAAATCAAGATAATCGTCTAATAAATTATCTATATCATACAGACTCTTTTTAATCTCTATAAAATCTTTATTTTTAATATCTTCTAATTTCTGAACAAACTGCAAGGATGACATGGTTAATAATTGAAAATCATCATTTTGTGGATACCTTTGTTTATATTGATAAAATTTATCATTTAATAGTTTTGAAGCTATCCTTATAGTTTCTTCTTCATTGTTATTTTTTCCTACTCTTACCGGATATTTTCTTCCGGCGATTGTAACATTTATTAATCTTTTTTCTTCCATTAACAAAATAATTAACTGTTTAAGAGAGCAATACAACCATCAATTTCCCGCACAATTGAATTGATTTTGTCTTTTGCCTCATGTCTATCTTTTACAGATGAAAGCAATACATTTGAGACTTTTATGTCATTATAATTACTTTCCGACTCAGCTAATCTCTTCTTTAAGTCTTTAATTTCTTCTTCTAATTTTTTTTCGTTTGTAACTAATTTTTCTCTATCACTCTTAATTTCAATATTTTCATTAATGAGAAATTCGATTTTTCCTTTCACTGCAACAATCAAATCTTTTATCTCATTTTTCATTTTCACTAATTATCACCGACAAAATTACTAATTCTAAGATAAATTTCAAATATAAATAGAGAACTAAATTAACAATTTTATTTTAATAATGAAAGAAAGTAACAATAAAATTGATTCAAATTTTTTTTGCCTCTATTTTTTATAAAAAAAATATACTTTTGGCTAAAAATAATCAATTGTTTTCAAATACATAATTTTCAGATATACTGATGTTTACATTACAAATTAAACATGGCAACTAAAAAGAAGAGTATTATAATTATATTTATATTTTGTTTTCATTTTGCATATTCGCAAAAAGATTATCCTCAGAACTATTTCCGTTCACCAGTTGATATTCCAATTTTTTTATCAGGAAATTTTGGTGAAATTAGGGCTTCACATTTCCATTCAGGAATCGATATTAAAACTCAAGGCATAGTTGGGAAATATATTTATGCAGCAGCTGAAGGATACGTTTCAAGGATAAAAATCAGCCCAAGTGGTTATGGGAATGCTCTTTATATAACTCATCCGAATGGTTTGCTTACAGTTTACGGCCATTTGAAAAGTTTTAATGATACCATAGCTAAATATGTGTTAGCTCAACATTATGCGAAAAAAAAGTTTGCAATGAATTTGTTTCCTTCCTCCGATAAATTTCCTGTTTCTAAAGGTCAAATTATTGGATATAGCGGAAACTCAGGATTTTCTGGCGGACCACACTTACACTTCGAAATTCGGGATTCTAAAACTGAAAACCCATTAAATCCGCTTTTATTTAATTTTGAAATTAAGGACGATATTTCTCCTAAACTTTACGATTTATACATATATCCTCAAAACAGCCACAGTTTTGTCGATAATCAGAACTATTCAAAAAAAATAGCTCTTACAGGCAAAAAAGGAGAATACAAACTAAAAAATGAAAAGACATTTGAAGTTTACGGAGAAATTGGTTTTGGGCTAAAAACTTACGATTTCTTGAATGGTTCTCATAACAGGTGTGGAGCTTATTCAGTGAAAGTTTTTGTTGATAACAATTTGATCTATTTTCACGAACTCACAGAGTTTTCATTTTCGGAAACGAGCTATATAAAAAGTTTTATTGATTATTTTGAAAAAGAGAAAAATAGCAGCAAGGTTCAAAAGAATTTTGTTGAGCCAAACAATAAATTAAGCATATATAATCACTTAATAAACAGAGGTGTATATGAATTTGTTGATGACACAATTCACTTGGTAAGTTTTGAAGTGAAAGATGCCTATAATAATATTTCCACTTTAAGTTTTAACATAAAAAGCGGTTTTCCTGAAACAATCAAGGCTGACGAAAAAATGAATGATTATGTAATGGCAATGCCTTTTCAAATTCAAAACACATATGAAAATGAGGGTATTAAGATTTTAATTCCGAAAAATACTTTGTTCGACAATCTATTTTTTGAATATTCCGCTTATGATTTACCTTTGAACCAATATTCGAAAATTCATAATGTTCACAACAAATTCACACCTTTGAATAAGGCTTTTACAATTTCGATAAAATCGGATAAAATCCCAAAAAAATATTATGAAAAGTCTGTAATTGCAACCTTCGATGAGAATTATTCAATTACAGGCTCGATAGGCGGAACAGTGAAAGACAATTTTATCAGTGCAAAATCTGTACAATTTGGCTCGTTTGCAATTGCCATTGACACAGTTGTACCGGAAATAAAACCTTTGAACATAACCGATGGAAAAAACATAAGTAAATCTAAAAATATAAAATTCCGGATTTCTGACGATTTATCAGGCATAAAATCATACATTGGATATATTGACGAAAAATGGGTTTTGTTTAGGTATGATGCAAAAACCCAAACAATATTTTACAATTTCAGTGATGACAAAATTGATAAAGGACTTCAACACAAATTAGTATTATTTGTGATTGACAATAAAAATAATAAAGCTTCTTTTGAAGCAAATTTTACATGGTAATTTTTTGATATAAAAACATTTAGCTTTGGACGAAATAATAAAAAATAATCTGACAATTCTTTTTGAAGATTGGGCAGACGAAAAAGTGAGCACATTTTCAGCATTGCCAGTTTCAGGCTCATCAAGAAAATATTTTAGGATTGTAGGTGAAAACAATCAAGCTATTGGAGCTTTCAACAATAATTTTGAAGAGAATGATGCATTTATTGATTTTTCTCAACATTTTTTCAATAAAAAACTTCAAGTACCCGAAATTTATTCTGTTGATTTGTCAAAAAACATTTATTTATTACAAGATTTGGGGAATGAAACTTTATTTTCGGTATTAAATAAAAAGAATAACTGGGAAAAACACTCAACTGAGCTTATTGATGTATATAAAAATGTTGTTGAAGAATTATTAAAATTTCAAACAATTGGAAACGACGGACTTGATTACTCAAAATGTTATCCTCGTCAGAAATTCGACGAACAATCAATAATGTGGGATCTGAATTATTTTAAGTACTATTTTCTTAAACTTGCTGATATTAAGTTTAATGAGCAAAAACTTGAGGACAATTTTTTGCGGTTCGCTAAACATTTGATTCAAGCCAATAGCAATTTTTTCATGTTCAGAGATTTCCAGTCGCGAAATATTATGATTTCGAATAATGAAATATATTTTATTGATTATCAAGGTGGAAGAAAAGGTGCTTTGCAATACGATCTTGCTTCCTTACTTTTTCAGGCTAAAGCTGAAATTCCGTTTCAAATTCGAGACGAAATATTAAGGCACTATTTGAAAATTGCTAAACAAAATGCGCAAATAGATACAGAAGAATTTATGAAGTACTATTATTCATTTGTTTTGATTAGAACATTGCAAGTGCTTGGAGCATATGGGTTTAGAGGTTTTTACGAAAGAAAATCCCATTTTATTGAAAGCATCCCATTTGCAATAAAAAATTTGAAATGGATTACAGAGAACCAACCATTGCCAATAGAACTTCGCGAACTTTTCTACACTTTCAAACAAATTATTTCGTCAGAAAAATTCAAAACTGAAAATACAGATAAAAATATTTTAACTGTAAATATTTGCAGCTTTTCGTACAAGAAAAAAGGAATTCCAATTGATATGTCGGGAAATGGCGGTGGATTTGTTTTTGATTGCCGAGCTAATAACAATCCAGGGAGATATAAAGAATATCAGAACTTTACAGGAAAAGATAAGGCTGTGATTGACTTTTTTAAAGACGACTTGAAAATAAAAAACTTTCTTACGAACATATATAATATAGTGGACGATGCGGTTGAAAATTATATTGAACGAAAATTTTCAAATTTAGCTGTAAATTTTGGATGCACAGGTGGTCAGCATCGTTCAGTTTATTCTGCCGAAATGCTTGCAAAACATTTGCAAAAATATGGTTGCAAAATTATTCTTAAGCATCAGGAATTTGAGAATATATAATTCATTTTTCAAAACTAAAAACTGAATCCTATGAAAGCTATGATTTTAGCTGCAGGCCTGGGAACACGTCTGAAACCGATGACAAATACAGTTCCAAAAGCATTAGTAGAAATCAACAATAAAACCCTACTCGAAATTGCAATATTAAATCTATATTCGTCTGGCTTTGATGATATTATAATAAATGTTCATCATTTTTCGGAGAAAGTAATTGAATTTGTAAAATTGAATAAATTTGAAGCAAAAATTACAATCTCAGATGAATCTGAAAAATTGCTTGATACTGGAGGAGGATTATTTTTTGCCAAAGAATTTTTTGATAAAAAAGAACCATTTCTTATCTACAATGTCGATATTTTGTCAGATATTGATTTGAAAAAATTGCACAATTCGCATATCAAATCTAATGCAATTGGAACAGTAGCAGTGCGAAATCGTTCGACTTCAAGATATTTATTGTTCGATGAAAATAAAAATCTTTCAGGTTGGAAAAATATTAAAAGCGGTGAGACTAAAATAGTTAGACAAAATCAGAAAGATTTAACACCTCTTGCTTTTAGTGGAATTCAAATAATTGATCCAAAGATTTTTGAACTTTACGAAAAAATTGGCAAGTTTTCAATAATTGATGTATTGCTTTCATTGGCAAAAAATGAACAGATAAAAGCTTTTCGGCACGACAATGATTTTTGGATGGATCTCGGGAAACCGGAGAATCTTCAACTTGCAGAAAAATTGCTAAATCGCCAAAAGTAATGAATACAAAAAATAATATTTCAGCAATAATTCTTGCAGCCGGAAATTCCGAAAGGATGAATTTTCATAAGGCATTCTTAAGATTTGATAACAAAACTACTTTTCTTGAAAAAATTATTGATGAATATTTAAATTTTGGAGTAAATGAAATTGTAGTAGTTCTAAATAATAATTCTTGTAAGCGTTTGAATTTTAACGAGTTCAACAAACAAAAAAAATGCAAATTGATAATCAATCCTGCACCGGAATTAGGACGATTCTATTCATTAAAATTAGCTCTAAATGAAATAAATACCGAGTTTTGTTTTGTTCAAAATGTTGATAATCCATTCGTAAATGAAAATATTTTGGAGAAATTATTTATAAACAGAAATGCTGATGCTTGCACAGTTCCAGTTTTTGAAACAAAAGGTGGGCACCCAATAATCATTAATAATCACATAAAATCGGAAATATTAAAATCTCCTAATCATCTAATCCTTAACGAATTTTTAAAAAACTATCAAAATCGAAAAATTGAAGTTGACGACAAAAGTGTTTTAATAAATATAAATACAAAGCAAGATTACTCAATAATTAATGGGATGAAATAGATTTTGTAGATTATTTAATTTTGCACTATTCCAAATTTATTCATATGCCCCTCTTTTCAATAAACTAATCTCTTTTTCGGTTAAAAAACGCCATCTACCCCGAGTAATTTTCTTTTTCGTCAATCCTGCAAAATATACTCTATCAAGTTTTATAATTCTATAACCCAAATGTTCGAAAATGCGGCGAACTATTCTATTTCTCCCTGAATGAATTTCGATTCCGATTTGTTTTTTATTGTCTGCCTCAACGTAGCTAATTGCATCGCAATTAACAAAACCATCTTCGAGCTCAAAACCTTCAGATATTTTACTCATATCGTTTTTAACCAGAGGTTTGTTTAACAACAAATGATAAATTTTCTTTTTATTATATTTAGGATGTGTGAGTTTTTTTGTCAAATCGCCATCGTTGGTAAAAAGCAAAATACCGCTCGTCATTTTGTCTAAACGCCCCACCGGATAAATTCTTTCTTTGCAAGCATTTTTTACTAAATCCATAACAGTTCTGTCTGCATGCGGATCGCTAACACTTGTAACATAATCTTTTGGTTTGTTCAGAACCAAATAGATTTTTTTTTCGGAAGAGAGCAGTTTTCCATTAAATTCGACTTTATCGTCAAGAAAAATTTTAAAACCGAGCTCAGATACAGTTTTTCCATTTACTGAAACTAATCCTGCGGCAATATATTTGTCGGCTTCACGCCTTGAACATTTTCCGGAATCGGCAATAAACTTATTAAGTCTAACTTTTTCATCTTCAACACTTTGTTTATCCGACCTAAATTCTTGTTTAGAAAATCTTGCTTTCTGAAAATTTCCCCTTTTTTCATAGGGAGGTTTTTGAGTTTTCTTTTCTGAATATCTGTCTTTTTCGTAAGAATTTTCATCATCACGAAAACTTCTTTTTACATTTTTCCTACTACCTGGATTTTTCTTATCAAAATTTCTATAAGTTTTCTTTTCGGAGAATCTGTCTTTTTCATGAGAATTTTCATCATCACGAAAACTTCTTTTTACATTTTTCCTGCTAGCTGGATTTTTCTTATCAAAACTTTTGGAAGTTTTCTTTTCGGAATATCTGTCTTTTTCATGAGAATTTTCATCATCACGAAAACTTCTCTTTACATTTTTCCTGCTAGCTGGATTTTTCTTATCAAAACTTTTGGAAGTTTTCTTTCTTTCGTTTCTATAACCTTCTCTATTCATAGTGCTTAGTTTGTTTTTCTATAGTTAAATCATTATTAATGAGCCTTGTATTATAAGATTGTATAATTCCTTTTAGGTGATTATTTAAATTTTCAACAAATTCATTTTTCGTTTTCTTAAGATTTTTTTTCAATAAACTATCCTTTTCTAAATTATACAAACCTACAGTTTTTGATTTGTCGTACTGAAGAACATGATTATTTTCAATCAATTGATAGATATTATTTAAATAATTTACTGCCATGCCTGTATTGCTACTGTCAAAGACTGAATTTCCAAAAGACAGAAATTCCTTTTCATAGTTCAAATAATCAAGAACCGATGGCATAATATCTATCTGCTGGCATTCTAATTTGCTTGTTCCTACCAGATTAGAATCTGAAGGATGGAAAAAAATTAGCGGAATTTCGTAGATTCCTGTTTTCGTAGTAAACTTTTTGTGCTCGTGTTTTTCAGTATGATCGGCAGTAATCACAAACAAAGTGTTTGCATACCAAGAAGTTTGGCTAACTGTTTCAAAAAATTTCTGCAAAGAAAAATCTGTGTATTGAATTGCTTGATGAATTTTGAGCTTACCTTGCTTAAATTTATCTTCATACTTCGGAGGAATTGAATATGGATGATGCGAAGACAAAGAAAAAATGACTGAAAAAAATGGTTCGGAGAAAATACTTAGATTTTTCGCAAAAAATTGAAAAAACTCCTCATCATAAATTCCCCAATTGCCATCAAAGTCAGATTCGTTGTTATATTCATTTCTTCCATAATAATTTTCTATTCCGCAAATTTCGATAAAATTATCAAAGCCCATTGTCCCATTTTTTCCACCATGGAAAAACGAGCTATGATAATCTTTTGACTTTAAAATACTTGCTGTGCTATTTATCCGATTTGTAGAATATTGCGATGTTATATAAGGATTTTCTGATAATGCCGGAATGCTTGCCAAAATTGCTGGCAAAGCTTCAATAGATTTTTTGCCGTTTGCATATGAATTTTCAAAAACCAAACTTTTTTTCATCAATGAATCTAAAAAGGGAGTATAACTATAAGTTTTATTGTACTTTCCAATATATTCTTCTGCAAAACTTTCTAAAATTATAATTACAACATTGTCGTTTTTGAATTTATCAACACTTCTGTAGATTTTGACTGGATTAAAATGTAAATCCAATTCAGATTCATCAAAATAATTGACTACTGAAAGTTCATTTTTGTTGATTGTGCTTACGATTGTAAATGCTGAATTCAAAACCAATGGGATGTTTTTAGCATCGGTATATTTTGCAGCAGAAATAATTCGTATTGGTTTTAGCTCAATTCCTCTGGCACCTATATAAAATACTGCCAAAATTAATATAGAGATTATGCCTTGAAAAACTCTTTGCTTTTTTGTTGTAGTAACATATCTTGCTTTTTCATTTTTTATCTTCGGATAAACAAAACATGTAATTATTATGATGGCAATCCAAGTAATTAACACAAACCAAAAATCGCGCAGATATTGAGGAAGCAAAGTAAGTACATCGTCTCCTAAGCCAAAAAGCGAGAATAAATCTGCTGTAGATCGTTTATTTATGAATTGAAAATACTGAGAATCAACAAAATTTGGGATCAAAACAATGCTAGTTTCTAATATGAACAATATTTTTAAGAACTTTTGATACGATTTTTTATAAACAAAATCAAAAGGAATTAAATGAAAAAGTATCAGTATCGAATAAATATAAATTATAGCTGCAAAATCGAAACGAGTTCCATAAAAATAAATTCCTATTAACTCAAAAAATGAAAGGTTTACGAAATATTCTGAATTGAATAAATAAAAATATAATCTGCAAAACTGAAACAGAATTAATAGCAGTAAAATCCTCTTAATCAGAACTATTAAATGATTTATGTATGCTTTCATTTTTGTTATAAAAAAAAGAGCTAAACATAAGGCAATCTATAAAAATCAAGAGTTTCAAACAGAAAATATCGAATTTATTCAAAAAGAAATAAAGTCAATAATTTGATTTTTACAGCCCCTCAAATAGCTCTTTTTTTGTATTGAATTATTAGAGATTTATTTTTTCTTGAACACTTCGTGAAATTCTTCTGAAGCACTTGAACCCCCATATGATGCCACATATATAATATCAATGCCGTAATTTCCACGATTTACTGTACCGGCATATCCACCTTCAGCAATTTCAACAACTTGCTTTACATTAAAATCGTCATCGAAAGTCTGGACAGGAATAAAAACAGTATCGCCAATTATGTCAGCAAAAATATCATTTCCTGAACCACCCAAATCTTTAAACCAAATTCGATTGTTAATTGCATCGTCATACTCAACATCAGATTCATATACTACTTCCGGATCATCGTGGTCAGTGAGATTTGTTTTGGTAATAATATATTCTCTTTGAAATTTATACATTTCATTTCTAATCGTTACATTTCTTTCTTTCGTTTCAGTATTTCCTGCTGCATCTGTAATAGAATAAGTAACAATATATTCACCAACTTCAACTGTTGCACCCGAGTCCAAATAAACATAAGGTTCTTGCTCGCCAAGAGCTTCAGTTTCTTCAAGAGCTTCAATATTGTGCGTAATTTCAATGTTTTCAGTAATCTCACCATCGAAATTATCCCATGCAGTTGCACCTAATTCAATATAGAAATCATTTAAATTCATATAGACATCAATATTTCCATTGGAATTAGTATTCAATAAAAGGTTCGGTTTAAATTCGTCTTTCTTTCCACAAGCACCTAAGATAAATGCAACAAGTATTAGAGCTGCAAACTGAATCAAATATTTATTTTTCATTACACATTAAATTTAGATTAAAAAAACAAAAATATGAATTTTTTATAAAACGAGGAGTTTTAAAATTTATTTGTATTGAATTTTATGAAAAAGGCTTTGCTTCGCAATAATATGGATTACTTGAATTGTAATAAATCAGTGTATAATAATAAATGGTAACATGCTAAACTAAAGCAAAATAAATAATATAACCGCAAAGGTCGCCATGTAAATCGCAATGATTCGCAAAGAAATCATATTCAATAACTTAGCGTTCTTTGCGCTTAAAATAAACTTCACAACAATCATAAATACAACACTTTAAACACACTGATTAGTTACATTAAATTTTATCGATTATATACAAAAAAAATAAAATTATTAGTAATATTGTAGGGTAAAATTATGATTCTATATTAATTAAAACAAACAACGATGGAAGAAACTAAAGTAAATTATTCGATTACTCCTTGGGGAGAAAAATTTGAAATTCCATTAGAGTCTGAATATCAGGCTGAATTGGAAAAAATTGAACATCAAGTTAAGGAAGCCAGAGCTGAGGGAAAAGAGATTGTTGTGGTGATGGGAGTAGGATTCGTTGGAGCTGTAATGGCAGCAATTGTAGCCGATACAAAAGACGAAAACGGAAAATCGACCAAATTTGTAATTGGCTGTCAACGTCCGAGCAAAAGAAGTTATTGGAAAATTCCGATACTTAATAGAGCAGAATCGCCTGTAAAAGCTGAAGATCCTGAAGTGGATATTTTGATAAATCGTTGCGTTCAAGACTCAAAAACTTTAGTTGCAACCTACAATAGCGATTGCCTAAAATTCGCCGATTGTGTCGTAGTTGATGTTCAGTGCGATTTCAAGAAAAACGATCTGGGAAATATGAAAACCGGCGATACTGATATGGCAGCCCTTGAAGCTACAATCAAAACTATTGGAGAAAGAGTTATGCCAAATTGCCTTACTTTGATAGAAACTACAGTAGCTCCGGGAACTACCGAATTTGTTGCCTGGCCAATTCTAAAAAAAGAATATAAAAAACGAGGAATTGACTCTGTGCCTTTACTTTCGCATAGTTTTGAAAGAGTTATGCCCGGCAGGGAATATGTAGCAAGTATTCGCGATTTTTGGAGAGTTTGTTCAGGTTGTGAATCGGAAGCACGTGCCCGAGTAGAAAAATTCTTGCACGAAGTTCTAAACACTAAAGAATTTCCATTGACAGTTATGGATCGACCCATTGAGTCTGAAACTACCAAAATAGTAGAAAATTCTTATCGTGCAACTACACTTGCATATTTGAACGAATGGAGCCTATTTGCTGAACGGAACGGAGTGGATATTATTAAGGTTATCAATGCAATTAAAATGAGACCTACCCATAGCAATATGATTTTCCCAGGTCCGGGAATTGGTGGATATTGTTTACCAAAAGACGGAGGTTTAGGCTATTGGGCATATCGCCATATTTTAGGTTTTGAAGACGGCGACAGTATTTTTAAACTTACACCAACAGCTATTGATATAAATGATACTCGTTCGCTGCATGTGGCAGAACTTACAAGAGATGCTTTAAGAAATATGGACAGATATATTGCTGGAGCAAAAGTCCTTATTTGTGGTGCAAGCTATCGTCAAGATGTGGGTGATACCCGATATAGCGGTAGCGAAATGGTTGTAAGGAAACTTTCGGAAATGGGTGCAGAAATGGACGTTCACGATCCATACGTAGAAAATTGGTATGAATTTGAAGAGCAAGACAATAAAAACGAGGAAGCATATTCATGGAAAAGGTTTTTCCGTAACCAACAAAACCTTACTGATATAAAAGTCTCGAAAAACTTACCCGAGGCTCTTAAAGACACCGAAGCTCTAATACTTGCTGTGCCGCATGAAGAATATTTGATATTAGATCCTGACGATATTGTGAAATGGGCTGGAGGACCAATAGCTATTGTAGATTGTTTTGGAATTTTGTCGGACGAAAAGATTCGTCGA is from Bacteroidota bacterium and encodes:
- the rny gene encoding ribonuclease Y, which codes for MDIIINLSVGVIALIIGWAATSSYWKKVIANKSSSIIKEADLKAEAIKNEKILLAKEKSFQMRKEFDKQAQERNSKIANTENRLKQKESSFLQRKEDLQRKNKELEIGKKEVETLNSNVSKQLELIDKKNKELDKLLKDQIEQLQNVAAMSAEQAKALLIDSLKAEAKTEAMSYINNIMEDAKMTANKEAKRIIMQTIQRVASENIIENSVTVFNIDSDEIKGRIIGREGRNIRALEAATGVEIIVDDTPEAIVLSAFDSVRREIARLALHKLVTDGRIHPARIEEVVKKTKKQIEEEIIEVGKRTAIDLGIHGLHPELIRLVGKMKYRSSYGQNLLQHSRETANLCAIMASELGLNPKIAKRAGLLHDIGKVPDDEPELSHAVFGMKLAEKYKEKPEVCNAIGSHHDEVEMTSLIAPLVQTCDAISGARPGARREVVDSYIKRLKDLEELALSYPGVMKTYAIQAGRELRVIVGSDKISDKESDTLSYDIAKKIQTEMTYPGQIKITVIRETRSVNYAK
- a CDS encoding cell division protein ZapA, with translation MEEKRLINVTIAGRKYPVRVGKNNNEEETIRIASKLLNDKFYQYKQRYPQNDDFQLLTMSSLQFVQKLEDIKNKDFIEIKKSLYDIDNLLDDYLDLE
- a CDS encoding M23 family metallopeptidase; translated protein: MATKKKSIIIIFIFCFHFAYSQKDYPQNYFRSPVDIPIFLSGNFGEIRASHFHSGIDIKTQGIVGKYIYAAAEGYVSRIKISPSGYGNALYITHPNGLLTVYGHLKSFNDTIAKYVLAQHYAKKKFAMNLFPSSDKFPVSKGQIIGYSGNSGFSGGPHLHFEIRDSKTENPLNPLLFNFEIKDDISPKLYDLYIYPQNSHSFVDNQNYSKKIALTGKKGEYKLKNEKTFEVYGEIGFGLKTYDFLNGSHNRCGAYSVKVFVDNNLIYFHELTEFSFSETSYIKSFIDYFEKEKNSSKVQKNFVEPNNKLSIYNHLINRGVYEFVDDTIHLVSFEVKDAYNNISTLSFNIKSGFPETIKADEKMNDYVMAMPFQIQNTYENEGIKILIPKNTLFDNLFFEYSAYDLPLNQYSKIHNVHNKFTPLNKAFTISIKSDKIPKKYYEKSVIATFDENYSITGSIGGTVKDNFISAKSVQFGSFAIAIDTVVPEIKPLNITDGKNISKSKNIKFRISDDLSGIKSYIGYIDEKWVLFRYDAKTQTIFYNFSDDKIDKGLQHKLVLFVIDNKNNKASFEANFTW
- a CDS encoding phosphotransferase, whose protein sequence is MDEIIKNNLTILFEDWADEKVSTFSALPVSGSSRKYFRIVGENNQAIGAFNNNFEENDAFIDFSQHFFNKKLQVPEIYSVDLSKNIYLLQDLGNETLFSVLNKKNNWEKHSTELIDVYKNVVEELLKFQTIGNDGLDYSKCYPRQKFDEQSIMWDLNYFKYYFLKLADIKFNEQKLEDNFLRFAKHLIQANSNFFMFRDFQSRNIMISNNEIYFIDYQGGRKGALQYDLASLLFQAKAEIPFQIRDEILRHYLKIAKQNAQIDTEEFMKYYYSFVLIRTLQVLGAYGFRGFYERKSHFIESIPFAIKNLKWITENQPLPIELRELFYTFKQIISSEKFKTENTDKNILTVNICSFSYKKKGIPIDMSGNGGGFVFDCRANNNPGRYKEYQNFTGKDKAVIDFFKDDLKIKNFLTNIYNIVDDAVENYIERKFSNLAVNFGCTGGQHRSVYSAEMLAKHLQKYGCKIILKHQEFENI
- a CDS encoding nucleotidyltransferase family protein, whose translation is MKAMILAAGLGTRLKPMTNTVPKALVEINNKTLLEIAILNLYSSGFDDIIINVHHFSEKVIEFVKLNKFEAKITISDESEKLLDTGGGLFFAKEFFDKKEPFLIYNVDILSDIDLKKLHNSHIKSNAIGTVAVRNRSTSRYLLFDENKNLSGWKNIKSGETKIVRQNQKDLTPLAFSGIQIIDPKIFELYEKIGKFSIIDVLLSLAKNEQIKAFRHDNDFWMDLGKPENLQLAEKLLNRQK
- a CDS encoding NTP transferase domain-containing protein, which translates into the protein MNTKNNISAIILAAGNSERMNFHKAFLRFDNKTTFLEKIIDEYLNFGVNEIVVVLNNNSCKRLNFNEFNKQKKCKLIINPAPELGRFYSLKLALNEINTEFCFVQNVDNPFVNENILEKLFINRNADACTVPVFETKGGHPIIINNHIKSEILKSPNHLILNEFLKNYQNRKIEVDDKSVLININTKQDYSIINGMK
- a CDS encoding pseudouridine synthase gives rise to the protein MNREGYRNERKKTSKSFDKKNPASRKNVKRSFRDDENSHEKDRYSEKKTSKSFDKKNPASRKNVKRSFRDDENSHEKDRFSEKKTYRNFDKKNPGSRKNVKRSFRDDENSYEKDRYSEKKTQKPPYEKRGNFQKARFSKQEFRSDKQSVEDEKVRLNKFIADSGKCSRREADKYIAAGLVSVNGKTVSELGFKIFLDDKVEFNGKLLSSEKKIYLVLNKPKDYVTSVSDPHADRTVMDLVKNACKERIYPVGRLDKMTSGILLFTNDGDLTKKLTHPKYNKKKIYHLLLNKPLVKNDMSKISEGFELEDGFVNCDAISYVEADNKKQIGIEIHSGRNRIVRRIFEHLGYRIIKLDRVYFAGLTKKKITRGRWRFLTEKEISLLKRGAYE